A stretch of the Serratia marcescens genome encodes the following:
- a CDS encoding MarC family NAAT transporter → MFELFKLIGLGLVLLLPLVNPLTTVALFLGLSGDMSEQEKKKQSAMAAFYVFVIMMVAWYAGKAVINTFGISIPGLRIAGGMIVAFIGFNMLFPQDVNKPQSGEKGKTKNIAFIPLAMPSTAGPGTIAMLISAASTFSAETSHLDLWVAYTAPPLIAIAISLILWVSLRASLGVMKLVGTSGIDAISRVMGFLLVCMGVQFVINGVVELVTMQ, encoded by the coding sequence ATGTTTGAGTTATTTAAACTTATTGGGCTAGGGTTGGTTTTATTACTGCCGCTGGTAAACCCATTGACCACTGTCGCTCTTTTTCTTGGGCTTTCAGGCGACATGTCTGAACAAGAAAAAAAGAAGCAGTCAGCTATGGCGGCTTTCTATGTCTTTGTGATTATGATGGTTGCATGGTATGCCGGTAAGGCTGTTATTAATACCTTTGGCATATCCATTCCGGGATTACGAATTGCAGGTGGAATGATCGTTGCCTTTATTGGGTTTAACATGCTGTTTCCGCAGGATGTGAACAAGCCTCAAAGCGGCGAGAAGGGGAAAACCAAAAATATAGCATTTATCCCCTTGGCAATGCCCAGTACGGCAGGCCCAGGTACCATTGCTATGTTGATCAGTGCCGCGTCGACATTCAGCGCTGAAACATCGCATCTGGATTTGTGGGTCGCCTATACCGCGCCCCCCCTGATTGCGATAGCCATTTCTCTGATTTTATGGGTGTCTCTGCGGGCGTCACTGGGTGTTATGAAGCTTGTAGGAACATCGGGAATCGATGCTATTTCCAGGGTGATGGGATTCCTGCTGGTCTGTATGGGGGTTCAGTTTGTTATAAATGGCGTCGTTGAACTCGTCACAATGCAATAA
- the pqiC gene encoding membrane integrity-associated transporter subunit PqiC, translating into MMKWIPVALALLLSACSSSPQKTYYQLPALGAPAAVSSGGASTRQLWLEHVSVADYLAQSGVVYQTNDVQYVIAQNNLWASPLDQQLQQTLVTNLSSALPGWVVSSQPMSSDQDVLNVTISGFHGRFDGKAIVRGEWVLNRQGRLIKRPFSLELKQGEDGYDALVRTLAQGWQQEAQAIAKVLSP; encoded by the coding sequence ATGATGAAATGGATCCCGGTAGCCCTGGCGCTGTTGCTCAGCGCCTGCAGCAGTTCGCCACAGAAGACCTACTATCAGTTGCCGGCGCTGGGTGCGCCGGCTGCGGTCAGCAGCGGCGGCGCCTCCACGCGCCAGCTGTGGCTGGAGCACGTGAGCGTGGCGGATTATCTGGCGCAGAGCGGCGTGGTGTATCAGACCAACGACGTGCAGTATGTGATAGCGCAGAACAACCTGTGGGCCAGCCCGCTCGACCAGCAGCTGCAGCAAACGCTGGTCACCAACCTGAGCAGCGCGCTGCCGGGTTGGGTGGTCTCTTCGCAGCCGATGAGCAGCGATCAGGATGTGCTGAACGTCACCATCAGCGGTTTCCATGGCCGCTTTGACGGCAAGGCGATCGTTCGCGGCGAGTGGGTGCTGAACCGCCAGGGACGCTTGATCAAACGGCCTTTCAGCCTGGAATTAAAGCAGGGTGAAGACGGCTATGATGCCCTGGTGCGCACGCTGGCGCAGGGCTGGCAGCAGGAAGCCCAGGCTATCGCCAAGGTGTTGTCCCCCTGA
- the pqiB gene encoding intermembrane transport protein PqiB — MTENNHSVADVEKIKRWSPVWIIPIVTALIGAWILFYHFSHQGPVVTLVTSTAEGLEAGKTKIKSRSVDVGVVETVTLSDDLSKVMVQARLNSGMEKLLRQDSAFWVVKPQIGREGVSGLGTLLSGAYIELQPGNKGKDGKDNYQLLDAPPLASPDAKGLRIVLDSEKSGQLNAGDPVLFRGYRVGSVETSYFDPKARAMRYQLFITAPYDQLVTTNVRFWKDSGVAFDMSAQGMRVEMGSLTTLFSGGVSFDVPDGWDRGELAKEKAEYQLFDNQRSTQDSLYTVHKDYLLFFSDSVRGLQPGAPVEFRGIRLGTVAQVPFYKEGMAQRLDNDYRIPVLIRIEPDRLHKQLGDNVDIEGHLKDAESRGLRASMKSANLLTGSLYIDLDFYPQEKPWKGPRELFGYPLMPTTSGGLAQIQQKLMQTLDKINAMPINPMINEATKTLAESQKTMKSTQQTMKSLNDIIASKEMQALPQDMQKTLLELNRSMKGFQPGSPAYNKMVGDMQRLDQVLRELQPVLRTLNEKSNALVFEAAGSTDPQPKKATK; from the coding sequence GTGACGGAAAATAATCATAGCGTCGCGGACGTCGAGAAGATCAAACGCTGGTCGCCGGTGTGGATCATTCCCATCGTAACCGCACTGATCGGCGCCTGGATCCTGTTTTACCACTTCAGCCATCAGGGGCCGGTAGTGACGCTGGTGACCTCGACGGCGGAAGGGCTGGAAGCGGGTAAAACCAAAATCAAAAGCCGCAGCGTGGACGTCGGCGTGGTGGAAACCGTCACGCTGAGCGATGATTTGAGCAAGGTGATGGTACAGGCGCGCCTCAATTCCGGCATGGAAAAATTGCTGCGCCAGGATTCCGCCTTCTGGGTAGTGAAGCCGCAGATCGGCCGTGAAGGCGTCTCCGGGCTGGGGACGCTGCTCTCCGGCGCCTATATCGAACTGCAGCCGGGCAACAAGGGCAAAGACGGCAAAGACAACTATCAGCTGCTCGACGCGCCGCCGCTGGCCTCTCCGGACGCCAAAGGGCTGCGTATCGTACTGGACAGCGAGAAATCGGGCCAGCTCAACGCCGGCGATCCGGTGCTGTTCCGCGGTTATCGCGTTGGGTCGGTAGAGACCAGCTATTTCGATCCTAAAGCGCGCGCCATGCGCTATCAGCTGTTCATTACCGCGCCTTACGATCAGTTGGTCACCACCAACGTGCGCTTCTGGAAAGACAGCGGCGTGGCGTTTGACATGTCGGCACAGGGCATGCGGGTGGAGATGGGGTCGCTGACTACCCTGTTCAGCGGCGGCGTCAGCTTCGACGTGCCGGACGGCTGGGATCGCGGCGAACTGGCGAAAGAGAAGGCGGAGTACCAGCTGTTCGACAACCAGCGCAGCACGCAGGATTCGCTGTATACCGTGCATAAGGACTACCTGCTGTTCTTCTCCGATTCGGTACGCGGCCTGCAGCCGGGCGCGCCGGTCGAATTCCGCGGCATCCGCCTGGGCACGGTGGCGCAGGTGCCGTTCTATAAAGAAGGCATGGCGCAGCGCCTGGATAACGATTACCGCATTCCGGTGCTGATCCGCATTGAGCCGGATCGGCTTCATAAACAGCTGGGGGACAATGTCGATATTGAAGGGCATCTGAAAGACGCGGAATCTCGTGGTTTACGCGCCTCGATGAAGTCCGCCAACCTGCTGACCGGTTCGCTGTATATCGATCTCGACTTCTATCCGCAGGAGAAACCGTGGAAAGGGCCGCGCGAGCTGTTCGGTTATCCGCTGATGCCGACCACCAGCGGCGGTCTGGCACAGATCCAGCAGAAACTGATGCAGACGCTGGACAAGATCAACGCGATGCCGATCAATCCGATGATCAACGAGGCGACCAAGACGCTGGCGGAAAGTCAGAAAACCATGAAGTCGACGCAGCAGACCATGAAGTCGTTGAACGACATCATCGCCAGCAAAGAGATGCAGGCGCTGCCGCAGGACATGCAGAAAACGCTGCTGGAGCTGAACCGCAGCATGAAAGGGTTCCAGCCTGGTTCACCGGCTTACAACAAGATGGTGGGCGATATGCAGCGCCTCGACCAGGTGTTGCGTGAGCTGCAACCGGTGCTGCGCACCCTGAATGAGAAGAGCAACGCGCTGGTGTTTGAAGCCGCCGGCAGCACTGACCCTCAGCCGAAGAAGGCCACGAAATGA
- the pqiA gene encoding membrane integrity-associated transporter subunit PqiA, with the protein MPSFCRPALQHIDASSHDKTLCPQCDMLVALPPLAYGSKAVCPRCKTTLSARWDEPRKRPIGYALSALFMLVLANIFPFINMRVAGLGNEIRLIQIPEVMVAEDYASMATLFMVFVQLIPAFCMVAIILLCAKVRLPLGLKEWMARVLFQFKTWCMVEIFLAGVLVSFVKLMAYGDIGIGSSFVPYCLFCLLQVRAFQCVDRRWLWQDIEPAPRLDRPLTVGRTGMRQGVRSCACCTAILPANQVRCPRCHTNGYVRRRHSLQWTLALLVTSIMLYIPANLMPIMVTEALGNKMNSTIMAGVILLWGDGSYPVAMVIFIASIMVPSLKMLAIGWLCWDANGRKKPRADSERMHLIYEVVEFVGRWSMIDVFVIAVLSALVRMGQLMSIYPATGAVLFALVVILTMFAAMTFDPRLTWDRASETINKEPQGDGK; encoded by the coding sequence TTGCCATCCTTCTGTCGGCCAGCGCTACAGCACATCGACGCGTCGTCACACGATAAGACGCTTTGCCCGCAGTGCGACATGCTGGTGGCGCTGCCGCCGCTGGCCTATGGCAGCAAAGCGGTATGCCCGCGCTGCAAAACCACGCTCAGCGCCCGCTGGGACGAGCCGCGCAAGCGGCCGATCGGTTACGCGCTCAGCGCCTTGTTCATGCTGGTGCTGGCCAACATTTTCCCGTTTATCAACATGCGCGTCGCCGGCCTCGGCAACGAAATCAGGCTGATCCAAATCCCGGAAGTCATGGTGGCGGAAGACTATGCCAGCATGGCCACCTTGTTTATGGTGTTCGTGCAGCTGATCCCGGCGTTTTGCATGGTGGCGATCATTCTGCTGTGCGCCAAAGTGCGTTTGCCGCTGGGACTGAAAGAGTGGATGGCCCGGGTGCTGTTTCAGTTCAAGACCTGGTGCATGGTGGAGATTTTCCTCGCCGGGGTGTTGGTCAGCTTCGTCAAGCTGATGGCCTATGGCGATATCGGCATCGGCAGCAGCTTCGTGCCTTACTGTCTGTTCTGCCTGCTGCAGGTGCGCGCTTTCCAGTGCGTGGATAGGCGCTGGCTGTGGCAGGACATCGAACCGGCGCCGCGTCTTGATCGCCCGCTGACGGTGGGGCGCACCGGCATGCGGCAGGGCGTGCGCTCCTGCGCCTGCTGCACGGCGATCCTGCCGGCCAATCAGGTGCGCTGTCCGCGCTGCCACACCAACGGCTACGTGCGTCGCCGCCACAGCCTGCAATGGACGCTGGCGCTGCTGGTGACCTCCATCATGCTGTATATCCCGGCCAACCTGATGCCCATCATGGTGACCGAGGCGCTGGGCAACAAGATGAACTCCACCATCATGGCGGGGGTGATCCTGCTGTGGGGGGACGGCTCTTATCCGGTGGCGATGGTGATTTTCATCGCCAGTATCATGGTGCCATCGCTGAAAATGCTGGCGATCGGCTGGCTGTGCTGGGATGCCAACGGCAGGAAGAAGCCGCGTGCCGACAGCGAGCGCATGCACCTGATTTATGAAGTGGTCGAATTCGTTGGCCGATGGTCAATGATCGACGTGTTTGTGATCGCCGTATTGTCGGCGCTGGTGCGAATGGGGCAGTTGATGAGCATTTACCCCGCGACGGGCGCCGTGCTGTTCGCGCTGGTGGTGATCCTCACCATGTTCGCCGCCATGACATTTGATCCCCGGCTGACCTGGGATCGCGCAAGTGAAACAATCAACAAGGAGCCGCAAGGTGACGGAAAATAA
- a CDS encoding VirK/YbjX family protein: MENNLKENILYELISGKLVPGPTWKKKSFRAKFLVRIILYYSSTKKILSAISQQDKLRRVLYYQDTFPCKTHRQYLTRNLNAKQRASAIVSHYRYVSSLSNKALSSALISREETILAEFTGREEARFTISASCAHKAEREGESTLWLRGDNKELLASATFSAVSERAEWHFVIGGLQGPGRHVPHETIKEATRALSGIFPKRVLIEFISRLAELTAVRAIYGVSDNGHVFRSLRYRMSKGRHLHASYDDFWSLIGGVKQNSWRWQLPLTFERKSLEHIPSKKRAEYRRRFQIIDDIAEQVRTLNTTNLCAKIA, from the coding sequence TTGGAAAACAACTTGAAAGAAAACATCCTATACGAATTAATTTCCGGCAAACTAGTTCCTGGCCCAACATGGAAAAAAAAGAGTTTCAGGGCGAAGTTCTTAGTTCGGATTATTTTATACTATTCATCTACGAAGAAAATACTTTCAGCGATATCTCAGCAGGATAAACTCAGGCGAGTTTTGTATTATCAAGACACATTCCCATGTAAAACGCACCGGCAATACCTGACGCGCAACCTCAATGCCAAACAACGTGCATCGGCAATTGTCAGCCATTATCGGTATGTGTCCTCTCTCAGTAACAAAGCACTGTCCAGCGCGCTGATATCGCGTGAAGAAACGATTTTGGCGGAATTCACCGGCAGAGAGGAGGCTCGTTTTACCATTTCAGCCTCTTGTGCGCACAAAGCAGAACGAGAAGGCGAGTCAACGCTATGGTTGCGTGGCGACAATAAAGAACTACTTGCCAGCGCGACATTTTCTGCCGTATCCGAGAGGGCCGAATGGCATTTCGTCATTGGTGGCCTGCAAGGTCCTGGACGACATGTCCCTCACGAGACCATCAAAGAAGCTACGCGCGCTCTGTCGGGTATTTTCCCCAAACGTGTTTTGATAGAGTTTATTAGCCGCCTCGCGGAACTCACCGCGGTACGCGCTATTTATGGCGTCAGCGATAATGGACACGTTTTTCGCTCACTGCGGTATCGAATGAGTAAAGGCCGACATTTACATGCAAGTTACGACGATTTCTGGTCGTTAATAGGTGGGGTAAAACAGAATTCGTGGCGCTGGCAGTTGCCCTTGACGTTTGAAAGAAAATCCTTGGAACATATCCCCAGTAAAAAACGGGCGGAGTATCGCCGACGTTTTCAGATCATAGACGATATAGCAGAGCAAGTTCGCACGCTTAATACGACTAACCTCTGCGCGAAAATCGCATAA
- a CDS encoding TM2 domain-containing protein, with translation MSRKDKLAAALLAIFLGGLGIHKFYLGMKWWGLFYLLFCWTGIPAIVGFIEGIIYLFQSEEKFNQKYNPGLI, from the coding sequence ATGAGCAGAAAAGACAAGCTTGCGGCGGCCCTGCTGGCCATCTTCCTGGGTGGGCTGGGCATTCACAAGTTTTACCTGGGCATGAAGTGGTGGGGGCTGTTCTACCTGCTGTTCTGCTGGACGGGGATCCCGGCGATTGTCGGTTTTATCGAAGGCATTATTTATCTGTTCCAATCGGAAGAGAAGTTCAACCAGAAATACAATCCTGGTCTGATTTAA
- a CDS encoding LysR substrate-binding domain-containing protein, which produces MSVFPLDLNAMYFFTQVVEHKGFTAAGKALGIPTSRLSRQVAQLERQLNLRLLQRTSRRLQLTDVGHEVYQHCVAMMQQAHQAQQAALRTLAEPNGTVRFSVSPLLADEVIASILPTFMARFPRVNVETHVTARRVDLLEEGLDFTLRGLGIANEAAGLIQRRLGTAKWLLAASPAWLARHGAPATPQQLSDMPCLLYPPQQGAPGWRLYGPENAVINVPFSPRLSSDNLQVILHAALDGQGICGIPYYACRQALARGDLQEVLSGWHPQNGELVLLYPSRRGVPPAVKALIEFFCREIPPLLDDR; this is translated from the coding sequence ATGTCTGTTTTTCCGCTCGATCTCAACGCCATGTATTTTTTCACCCAGGTCGTTGAGCACAAAGGATTTACCGCTGCCGGCAAAGCGCTGGGCATCCCAACCTCTCGCCTGAGTCGCCAGGTGGCGCAATTGGAACGCCAACTCAACCTGCGGTTGCTGCAAAGAACCTCGCGGCGTCTCCAACTCACCGACGTCGGCCACGAGGTCTATCAGCACTGCGTCGCAATGATGCAGCAAGCGCATCAGGCCCAGCAGGCGGCCTTGCGCACGCTGGCCGAACCGAACGGTACCGTACGCTTCAGCGTGTCACCGCTGCTGGCGGACGAAGTGATCGCATCTATTTTGCCGACGTTCATGGCGCGCTTCCCCCGAGTGAACGTGGAAACGCACGTCACTGCCCGACGGGTAGATCTGTTGGAAGAAGGGCTGGACTTCACCCTCCGCGGACTTGGCATCGCCAACGAGGCCGCAGGGCTCATTCAACGGCGGCTCGGCACCGCCAAATGGCTGCTGGCTGCCAGCCCGGCATGGCTGGCGCGACACGGCGCCCCCGCAACGCCACAGCAGCTGAGCGATATGCCCTGCCTGCTTTACCCGCCACAGCAAGGCGCGCCGGGCTGGCGGCTCTACGGGCCGGAAAACGCCGTGATTAACGTGCCCTTCTCGCCCCGGTTAAGCAGCGATAATTTGCAGGTCATCCTGCATGCCGCCCTTGATGGACAAGGCATCTGCGGTATCCCCTACTATGCCTGCCGCCAGGCGCTCGCGCGGGGGGATTTACAAGAGGTGCTCAGCGGGTGGCATCCACAAAATGGCGAGCTGGTGCTGCTTTACCCATCACGGCGTGGTGTGCCACCGGCGGTAAAAGCGCTGATCGAATTTTTTTGCCGGGAAATACCGCCGCTGCTGGACGACCGCTAA
- a CDS encoding isochorismatase family protein, translated as MKTLYRTLALAIAMAGAAQPAFAAPTASQPHTQTQQASGPLQLLDRNNSVLLLVDHQIGLITGVRDMDSATLKHNVVALAKAAQVMGIPVVVTSTGANGPFGPIIPELKAALPGVKIIDRHSVNAWDDANVRKAVEATGRKKIVIAGVSLEVCAGFPAITAKAAGYDTYVVIDASGTFNQSKHEAGMARLIQAGVIPTDYGTVGVEWLGDNGDAKAGELYGALDMPATTLVNQLFQAKGK; from the coding sequence ATGAAAACCCTTTACCGCACGTTGGCCTTGGCCATTGCGATGGCCGGGGCGGCGCAGCCGGCCTTCGCCGCGCCGACTGCGTCGCAGCCACATACTCAGACGCAGCAGGCGTCTGGCCCTTTGCAGCTGTTGGATCGCAACAACTCGGTACTGTTGTTGGTTGACCATCAGATCGGCCTGATCACCGGCGTGCGTGATATGGACAGCGCGACGCTGAAACATAACGTCGTGGCGCTCGCCAAAGCGGCCCAGGTGATGGGGATCCCGGTGGTCGTGACGTCGACCGGTGCCAACGGTCCGTTCGGGCCTATCATTCCGGAGCTCAAGGCTGCGTTGCCGGGTGTGAAAATTATCGATCGCCACAGCGTCAACGCCTGGGACGACGCAAACGTGCGCAAAGCGGTCGAGGCCACCGGCCGCAAAAAGATCGTGATCGCCGGCGTATCGCTGGAAGTGTGTGCCGGGTTCCCGGCGATCACCGCCAAAGCGGCGGGGTACGACACCTATGTGGTGATCGATGCTTCCGGCACTTTCAACCAGTCCAAGCATGAAGCGGGGATGGCTCGGCTGATTCAGGCCGGAGTGATCCCGACGGATTACGGTACGGTGGGAGTAGAGTGGCTGGGGGATAATGGCGATGCCAAAGCCGGTGAACTGTACGGGGCGCTGGATATGCCGGCGACGACTTTGGTGAACCAGCTGTTCCAGGCCAAGGGCAAATAG
- the cybB gene encoding cytochrome b561 encodes MPWQIRLHWLVAILLVITCVTIELRGFAEPGSAPWYVLVVTHFSCGVTVFALMIARLFLRWRHPSPAIAPKPPKWQTGLAHLTHTLIYLLLLTLPVLGVYSRYLGGKEWYLFGLPMPFADVADRPQARMIIGWHKTLASFGYWLIGLHAAAALFHHYIVKDNALVRMLPLMKKR; translated from the coding sequence ATGCCGTGGCAAATTCGCCTGCACTGGCTGGTGGCGATCCTGCTGGTCATCACCTGCGTCACCATCGAGCTGCGCGGCTTTGCCGAACCGGGCAGCGCCCCCTGGTACGTACTGGTTGTCACCCACTTCAGCTGCGGCGTAACGGTGTTTGCGCTGATGATCGCCCGCCTGTTCCTGCGCTGGCGCCACCCCTCGCCCGCCATCGCGCCCAAACCGCCGAAGTGGCAAACCGGCCTGGCGCACCTGACGCACACCCTGATTTACCTGCTGCTGCTGACGCTGCCGGTGCTGGGGGTGTACTCGCGCTATCTGGGCGGCAAGGAGTGGTATCTGTTCGGCCTGCCGATGCCGTTCGCCGACGTGGCCGATCGGCCGCAGGCGCGGATGATTATCGGCTGGCACAAAACGCTGGCGTCATTCGGCTACTGGCTGATCGGCCTGCATGCCGCCGCCGCGCTGTTCCACCACTATATCGTCAAGGACAATGCGTTGGTGCGCATGCTGCCGTTGATGAAAAAGCGCTGA